The following are from one region of the Salvelinus namaycush isolate Seneca unplaced genomic scaffold, SaNama_1.0 Scaffold1808, whole genome shotgun sequence genome:
- the LOC120037664 gene encoding CCAAT/enhancer-binding protein gamma-like, translated as MSKRSQQKINTEQNRGTVSVIQGQASGATTSGPPGGSLQRVPQLVPVTPAGGGGGGGKATPPPSKMKKTSGDKDSDEYRQRRERNNLAVKKSRMRSKQKAQDTQQRVNELKEENERLEAKIKLLGKELSVLKDLFLEHAHNLADNVQAPGAEGASPAHNNNNNNGACNNNNNSQ; from the coding sequence ATGAGCAAGCGGTCGCAGCAGAAGATAAACACGGAGCAGAACAGGGGGACTGTTAGTGTGATCCAGGGCCAGGCTAGTGGAGCAACAACATCAGGACCACCAGGAGGAAGCTTACAGCGGGTACCCCAGCTAGTCCCTGTGACCCCAgccggaggaggaggaggaggaggcaaggCCACCCCACCACCCAGCAAGATGAAGAAGACGTCGGGGGACAAGGACAGCGACGAGTACCGTCAGCGGCGGGAACGGAACAACCTGGCGGTTAAGAAGAGCCGGATGAGATCTAAGCAGAAGGCGCAGGACACGCAGCAACGTGTCAACGAGCTGAAAGAGGAGAACGAGAGGCTGGAAGCTAAGATCAAGCTGCTCGGCAAAGAGCTGTCTGTCCTCAAGGACCTCTTCCTGGAACACGCCCACAACCTGGCCGACAACGTCCAAGCGCCTGGCGCGGAGGGGGCCAGCCCcgcccacaacaacaacaacaacaatgggGCTtgtaacaacaataacaacagccAGTGA